The Strigops habroptila isolate Jane chromosome 13, bStrHab1.2.pri, whole genome shotgun sequence genome contains a region encoding:
- the LOC115615028 gene encoding erythrocyte membrane protein band 4.2-like isoform X5, producing the protein MGQGLSIKKCDFKITMNNKNHHTEEISTERLIVRRGQPFTITVCFSAPIHSYLWQLKRTFLIVQTGSHPSKADGTQTEFPISSLGDQKQWSAAPEEQDPCFWTISVNTPANAPIGQYALLLHASKSYHLLGSFTLLFNPWCQDDEVFLANEAQRQEYILNQDGVIYWGTENAVLAQPWDFSQFEEDIVDICFTLLDVGERHRDKDHTQRKNPVYIGRTVAAMLNCDEFRGILTECGTGQYFNGTPPSKWLGSGPILRQWVASQCKPVRYGQCWVFAAVMCSVLRCLGIPTRVVTGFTWAHNTNSSLSVDEYYDEDGTLLTQDKSARVWTFHVWNECWMARADLLPEYSGWQALDATCQEKRKGPSFCGPAPVQAIKEGDTEVDYDVCYFFAAINAKCQVWIQKTDDTLRPALGSTKYTGNNISTKSVGSERCEDITHNYKYPEGSLQEKVALDKAYTKIKELEATSSSSKTQFSSIPTTLEEPVNLFIHLQSKNSLLRGQDIPLSIEVFNHSGGEKSTHLVVGAQSLHYKGVPVTQLWKEEFHLILRSNEVSRKHGTISAKHSKDQPPEPSHRTLGEVCDSGCRARAHLQTKEVQIIQKIFTLRRRKSR; encoded by the exons ATGGGCCAAG GTCTGAGCATcaaaaaatgtgatttcaagATCACAATGAACAACAAGAACCACCACACAGAAGAAATCAGCACTGAAAGGCTTATAGTGAGGCGGGGGCAGCCATTCACTATCACTGTATGCTTCTCGGCTCCGATACACAGCTACCTGTGGCAGCTGAAGAGGACCTTCCTCATAGTACAGACAG GATCACATCCTTCCAAAGCAGATGGAACCCAGACTGAATTTCCCATCTCCAGCCTGGGAGACCAGAAGCAGTGGAGCGCAGCACCGGAAGAACAGGACCCATGCTTCTGGACCATCTCTGTGAACACACCTGCCAATGCTCCCATTGGCCAGTATGCTCTGCTTTTACATGCCTCGAAGTCTTACCATCTCCTGGGCAGCTTCACCCTTCTCTTTAATCCATGGTGCCAAG ATGATGAGGTGTTCTTGGCTAATGAGGCACAGCGGCAGGAGTACATTTTAAACCAAGACGGTGTCATCTACTGGGGGACAGAAAATGCAGTCCTAGCACAACCTTGGGACTTCAGTCAG TTCGAGGAGGATATTGTTGACATCTGCTTCACACTGCTGGATGTAGGTGAACGCCATCGAGACAAGGATCACACCCAGCGCAAGAACCCTGTTTACATCGGCCGCACAGTTGCTGCCATG ctgaaCTGTGATGAGTTTAGAGGAATCCTGACAGAATGTGGGACCGGGCAATACTTTAATGGGACGCCCCCTTCCAAGTGGCTGGGAAGCGGTCCCATCCTCCGGCAGTGGGTTGCATCGCAGTGCAAGCCTGTCCGCTatgggcagtgctgggtgtTTGCTGCAGTCATGTGTTCAG TTCTGAGGTGCCTGGGAATTCCTACCAGGGTGGTCACAGGCTTTACGTGGGCTCACAACACTAACAGCAGCCTGAGTGTGGATGAGTACTATGATGAAGATGGGACACTGCTAACACAAGACAAGAGTGCCCGTGTCTG GACCTTCCATGTTTGGAATGAATGCTGGATGGCTCGAGCAGACTTGCTACCAGAGTACAGTGGGTGGCAGGCACTGGATGCCACctgccaggaaaaaagaaaag GTCCATCCTTCTGTGGGCCAGCCCCTGTTCAAGCCATCAAGGAAGGGGACACAGAAGTTGATTATGATGTCTGCTACTTCTTTGCTGCCATCAATGCCAAGTGCCAGGTCTGGATACAAAAAACAGATGACACTCTCAGGCCAGCTCTTGGTAGCACAAAGTACACTGGCAACAACATCAGCACCAAGAGTGTGGGCAGTGAACGCTGTGAGGATATCACACACAACTACAAGTATCCTGAAG GTTCTCTTCAGGAAAAAGTAGCACTTGACAAAGCCTACACAAAGATAAAGGAGCTTGAGgcaaccagcagcagcagcaaaacacagtttAGCTCCATTCCTACCACCCTTGAAGAGCCAGTTAACCTCTTCATCCACCTCCAATCGAAGAATTCTCTGCTACGGGGACAAGACATTCCGCTTTCCATTGAAGTATTTAACCACAGTGGTGGAGAAAAGTCTACTCACCTGGTAGTTGGGGCCCAGTCTCTACATTATAAGGGTGTGCCTGTTACCCAACTTTGGAAGGAAGAGTTTCATCTTATCCTGAGAAGCAATGAAG TTTCCAGAAAACATGGTACAATATCAGCCAAGCACAGCAAAGATCAGCCTCCTGAACCCTCTCACCGAACCCTTGGAGAAGTGTGTGATAGTGGTTGCAGGGCGAGGGCTCATTTACAGACAAAGGAAGTACAA ATAATACAGAAGATTTTCacactgagaaggagaaaatccAGGTAA
- the LOC115615028 gene encoding erythrocyte membrane protein band 4.2-like isoform X2: MGQGLSIKKCDFKITMNNKNHHTEEISTERLIVRRGQPFTITVCFSAPIHSYLWQLKRTFLIVQTGSHPSKADGTQTEFPISSLGDQKQWSAAPEEQDPCFWTISVNTPANAPIGQYALLLHASKSYHLLGSFTLLFNPWCQDDEVFLANEAQRQEYILNQDGVIYWGTENAVLAQPWDFSQFEEDIVDICFTLLDVGERHRDKDHTQRKNPVYIGRTVAAMLNCDEFRGILTECGTGQYFNGTPPSKWLGSGPILRQWVASQCKPVRYGQCWVFAAVMCSVLRCLGIPTRVVTGFTWAHNTNSSLSVDEYYDEDGTLLTQDKSARVWTFHVWNECWMARADLLPEYSGWQALDATCQEKRKGPSFCGPAPVQAIKEGDTEVDYDVCYFFAAINAKCQVWIQKTDDTLRPALGSTKYTGNNISTKSVGSERCEDITHNYKYPEGSLQEKVALDKAYTKIKELEATSSSSKTQFSSIPTTLEEPVNLFIHLQSKNSLLRGQDIPLSIEVFNHSGGEKSTHLVVGAQSLHYKGVPVTQLWKEEFHLILRSNEANNLQVFVPYSRYREELGEDHLLRLTATLKDEDSFYIYFAQEEISICDPPLTIEFPENMVQYQPSTAKISLLNPLTEPLEKCVIVVAGRGLIYRQRKYK, encoded by the exons ATGGGCCAAG GTCTGAGCATcaaaaaatgtgatttcaagATCACAATGAACAACAAGAACCACCACACAGAAGAAATCAGCACTGAAAGGCTTATAGTGAGGCGGGGGCAGCCATTCACTATCACTGTATGCTTCTCGGCTCCGATACACAGCTACCTGTGGCAGCTGAAGAGGACCTTCCTCATAGTACAGACAG GATCACATCCTTCCAAAGCAGATGGAACCCAGACTGAATTTCCCATCTCCAGCCTGGGAGACCAGAAGCAGTGGAGCGCAGCACCGGAAGAACAGGACCCATGCTTCTGGACCATCTCTGTGAACACACCTGCCAATGCTCCCATTGGCCAGTATGCTCTGCTTTTACATGCCTCGAAGTCTTACCATCTCCTGGGCAGCTTCACCCTTCTCTTTAATCCATGGTGCCAAG ATGATGAGGTGTTCTTGGCTAATGAGGCACAGCGGCAGGAGTACATTTTAAACCAAGACGGTGTCATCTACTGGGGGACAGAAAATGCAGTCCTAGCACAACCTTGGGACTTCAGTCAG TTCGAGGAGGATATTGTTGACATCTGCTTCACACTGCTGGATGTAGGTGAACGCCATCGAGACAAGGATCACACCCAGCGCAAGAACCCTGTTTACATCGGCCGCACAGTTGCTGCCATG ctgaaCTGTGATGAGTTTAGAGGAATCCTGACAGAATGTGGGACCGGGCAATACTTTAATGGGACGCCCCCTTCCAAGTGGCTGGGAAGCGGTCCCATCCTCCGGCAGTGGGTTGCATCGCAGTGCAAGCCTGTCCGCTatgggcagtgctgggtgtTTGCTGCAGTCATGTGTTCAG TTCTGAGGTGCCTGGGAATTCCTACCAGGGTGGTCACAGGCTTTACGTGGGCTCACAACACTAACAGCAGCCTGAGTGTGGATGAGTACTATGATGAAGATGGGACACTGCTAACACAAGACAAGAGTGCCCGTGTCTG GACCTTCCATGTTTGGAATGAATGCTGGATGGCTCGAGCAGACTTGCTACCAGAGTACAGTGGGTGGCAGGCACTGGATGCCACctgccaggaaaaaagaaaag GTCCATCCTTCTGTGGGCCAGCCCCTGTTCAAGCCATCAAGGAAGGGGACACAGAAGTTGATTATGATGTCTGCTACTTCTTTGCTGCCATCAATGCCAAGTGCCAGGTCTGGATACAAAAAACAGATGACACTCTCAGGCCAGCTCTTGGTAGCACAAAGTACACTGGCAACAACATCAGCACCAAGAGTGTGGGCAGTGAACGCTGTGAGGATATCACACACAACTACAAGTATCCTGAAG GTTCTCTTCAGGAAAAAGTAGCACTTGACAAAGCCTACACAAAGATAAAGGAGCTTGAGgcaaccagcagcagcagcaaaacacagtttAGCTCCATTCCTACCACCCTTGAAGAGCCAGTTAACCTCTTCATCCACCTCCAATCGAAGAATTCTCTGCTACGGGGACAAGACATTCCGCTTTCCATTGAAGTATTTAACCACAGTGGTGGAGAAAAGTCTACTCACCTGGTAGTTGGGGCCCAGTCTCTACATTATAAGGGTGTGCCTGTTACCCAACTTTGGAAGGAAGAGTTTCATCTTATCCTGAGAAGCAATGAAG CTAACAACCTGCAAGTCTTTGTGCCTTACTCACGGTACAGAGAAGAACTGGGAGAGGACCATCTGCTTAGGCTGACTGCCACGTTGAAAGATGAGGACTCCTTCTACATATACTTTGCACAGGAAGAGATCAGCATTTGTGATCCCCCTCTCACTATTGAG TTTCCAGAAAACATGGTACAATATCAGCCAAGCACAGCAAAGATCAGCCTCCTGAACCCTCTCACCGAACCCTTGGAGAAGTGTGTGATAGTGGTTGCAGGGCGAGGGCTCATTTACAGACAAAGGAAGTACAA ATAA